One segment of Sulfobacillus thermosulfidooxidans DSM 9293 DNA contains the following:
- a CDS encoding cytochrome c maturation protein CcmE: protein MATSKKRKLQVGSAVIALSLGYLLVQGAHNFSNYFLTVKQYEDHIRRFSEQTVRVQGTLQSTSVSYNPKTSTLRFDLVSNGAKLPILYQGPMPTEQFKNASAIVKGHMEPDGIFKAQKLEIQCPDHYSAAPTARNP, encoded by the coding sequence TTGGCCACATCGAAAAAGCGTAAATTACAGGTAGGTAGTGCGGTGATTGCTTTATCACTCGGATATCTTCTTGTCCAAGGAGCCCATAATTTCTCCAATTACTTCCTCACCGTCAAACAATATGAAGATCATATTCGCCGCTTCTCCGAGCAAACAGTGCGCGTGCAAGGCACGTTGCAATCGACCAGTGTGAGTTACAATCCCAAAACCAGTACTTTGCGATTTGATTTGGTATCAAATGGCGCCAAATTGCCCATCCTATACCAAGGTCCGATGCCAACCGAACAATTCAAAAATGCGAGTGCCATTGTTAAAGGACATATGGAACCGGACGGCATCTTTAAGGCCCAAAAATTAGAAATTCAATGCCCCGATCATTACTCGGCTGCACCCACAGCGAGAAACCCGTAA